The DNA region GGAATAATCCTTCTCAATATGAGAATGTACGGTAAAACGAATGAATTGATAAGAATCCTTTTAAGAGTTTAAGTTTAATTACCCTAAAAAGGCAGAAAATTGTCAACATTATAGTGAACAAGTCGTACTTCTATTTATCGACAACATCTCTATATTCATTAATATTTAGGGTCGTTTAgtcgaaatttaaaaaaaataaaaataatttaatgtttgaatatttatgtaaaatattttttatttattaattatatttagatataataatataaaaatatttattgatttatttattaagttaaatatttttcaagtaaaaaaatatttttaaaagtgtaAATTGtagtttctaaaatttttttcagtatttttatttttattattaaaatttatcaaatatactaaaaatgaCCAACAATTGGTCcttaaaaaatttagtcaaataatttaattcttaataaattttaatcatcaaaacAATCCTTAACCTTCTATTTTATTAGACAAATTTTGACAAAAGAATTATACAAATTATTCTTTGTTAGTATTAATAAAAGATagtatctaaaattttaaaattttttctattaagGCTTTATAAAAGATGAATGATATGATGTGTAAACTAATTAGCTTAACAAATGTCTGGTGTCGTGGTGTAGTTGGTTATCACGTCAGTCTAACACACTGAAGGTCTCCGGTTCGAGTCCGGGCGACGCCAACAAAGTCTTTTAATTAAGACacctaaaaaaattttcaaaatttctctaacaaaaaataaaagtttaaataacGATTTGATgagtaaaatttgaaaatttctgagattgattttaaaagaaaatatcttttattgaaaattttttttaataacaacttAATGAGTTTGTTTGGGTGAATTTATACTAAAGATCTTTTTATAAGtgattttttaaagaaataaagtaattttatttgaatatttcatataatttttttatttaataattatgtttaagtataataatataaaaatatttttaatttattatgtttaatacttaaatatatcttttttaaaagtaaaaaatatccataaaaaagatataaattgtaacttgtaaaaaaaattattttttacttttttaactttttatttttactactaaaattTATCaagtacattaaaaaaaatattttttctaacaaGTTAATGGCATCGGAACAagtttaataacaataaaaaaaatttaacaacttAATAACATCTAAACAAACTCTTAATAATCTTTTGACAAAATCTCCAAAAGTGCATTAATCATTGTCTATATAATATACTACTTccataattttatgatttttattatatattttgttacttgaattattttagtatatacaaagaaatgtaaattgaaataatataatttatatatatacacaacgaATTTGCATGTGTCAATTAGGAAATCTCATTTAAGAGGATTAAACTCTCAAATATAATTTAgtattgttaaaataaaaatgtgctgATCCTTCCTTCCCTTGAGAGAAACATGCATTCAATCACCCAAATAATGGCACTCAAGTTTGattgaaaaacattttgaaaGGAATTATATTCAGTTATTCAACTTATAGTCTTTAGGGAAGTAGCTAgataaatagtaataataataataataataataataataaacgtaaaataagtaaataaccgGTGAAAAAAAACTAGTgctatatttttaactttttcccTACATATATAAGAACATGAGATGAGAGTCATGAAACTTATTGCAGTACAGACAACAACGGTATGATGAGATTTGAATACTGTTTATCTGGAAGGTTTCCAAGTCGTTATCTATTTCTCGGTCCAATTTGAAACTACGAATACGAGAACTATTCTAAGTGAAGCTAACCAGATAAAGGAATTAGAAGGAGATACTCACTTtacattattatttattgttgttgtgGGAGAAAGCAAAAGATCCCGACCTGCCGGATTCCATTGTTTTTGCGCCATCAGGTGATCTTGGGAGAAGAGTAAAGCTTGGGGTCCCTCAGAAACCTTGAAATCATCTCTGCCTTCTCAGCAGAAAGGTCTGTGTTCTCCAGAATTTGGTCTTTTGATGCCTTGGCAATAGCTTGAACAGAACCAATAGCTTGACTAAGCTGAATTGAGCGACCAGAATGACAAAATAACTCAAGCTATGCCTATATGCATATGCTTATCATGGTTTCATTTCAAATTTAAGTCAAATATTAGGTGATATAGCTATTGTTAGAGAAAGATACTCCAGAGTTTAAACATCTATATAATCAAGAATCCTGAGCTTTAACACTGTTAGGTTTAGGCATGAAAAATCACGAAAACTAAAATGAGAAGTTGCTTCATAATAAAATGATTTACCCCATTTGCGTCGTGATTGTCAATGCCTGGAATCGAAGTAACCACTTTAAGGTAAAAGTTCATTCCTTGCACCGATTGTTTCTTCTTTATAACCATAATAAaagttcatgcattcaatatttaagtttAATTCTTAAGTAGTCCTGGCAGCTAATTAGTGTATgcacttcgcacaactgacctcagctttcagtttctctccaattttcTGCTGCTTGTATActgtaattatttttaatataagaaatgtcaattggaaaaacacaTCAAAGTTGGTATTAAGTTTCAGTTTTTACCTCCAGATGAATTCTACATAGCAAATGATCAATCAGAACAAAATAAAAGCAACGTATTTAACTCACTTCAAGTATGACTGAATAAATGAATCGATTTGCTGTTTAGCTGGGAGTGTGATGATAACATAAAAACGTGCAAATTGTGTTCTCAATTTCTGAACTCTGCATGAGAAGAATTGAATCTAACATAAGACTCGAAAATCTCTTTATGAAATAGATAACAAAGTCCCAACTAAAGACTTGAAAACCAACAGCTCAATTACCTGCTGAAGATCAGAGACACGTTGTTGCAACCCCAGttagtcacaaaaacaaatgctACAGACAAACCCCCACAATTGAAAATGAAGTCCTGTAAATAAGCTTCTCAAAATTAGGGGAGAGTCAGTATTTGAAATAAACATTAAAAGAACACAGAATCTGTAAATTACTGGAGCAATAGGGACAAAGTTAAGGCGAAAAGAATTTGCAGAGAGGAAAGTGGAGATGAAGTTGATAACAGATGGATATTGTTCCCCTTTACATACATTTCTCATCAAACAGACTCCCCCTGTGCCTGCAGTAATACATAATGGCAGACTCATTATATAGTGTCGGATGCAATTTTCTGTGATTAAACATTTAAGCacgaaaaataaacataaaaacaagCATGCGATGCTATAATTGCCTGTATCGAGCTGTAATGACTCAATATAGGGTTAAGACAGTGCATACTTAAGAAGCTAAAACAAATAGATAATGATCGGAATTCAGAAGCATTATAATGTACTTTTAATCTACGGTTGCAGGTTAACAAGCAGCTCTACCAGTACATAAGCATTCTCTTGAAAACGCCATTACCGGTACCTAAAATATTCTCATATGCCATAAATCAATCCATGCTATAGCTAGATTTGTTGCACCATAGTCCATAATTAATTTATGATAATTACGAATTGTTAGTTTTGTATAAGCTACTTAGGCAGTTATAAGGGAAGTTAAACTTGTCACTCTCTTATTCCCTGTGATTCTGTGAATGCAAACCAGTCTGATTATTCGATGAATTGTAGTGAATCAAAACCACTTCAAAAATTGTTTATCGTATTCGAAGTGTGAAAACAGATCGATGAATAAAAGCAATAGATCTCTAAATCACGAAAttcattttgattttgaaattttcttCTGCCGATACACATGAAGTTGTTCCTACACCGAAATCAGATCAAAtcgaaagaagagaaagagaatcgCATGAACCTACTCTTCTCATTTCATCTTGTTATTAGTAAATCAAAGCCTCATTACTACTAATTTTACTACTGTATCAGCTAGCATTAGATCGGTTCCATATCCTCGATGTAATAGGATTCGTAATGCTAACAAACGGAATCCAAGCAAAACAAAACACGATTAGTTTTCTCTCGGATCAAACAATCGCTAAGGAAAACCAAAAactaagaatattaaaaaaaaaagaactaaatCGATAAGCAGAGCATTCGTATCTGGAAACGAAATTGTGACGGTTAGAGTGTTTTTCAGGTGATTAAGAAAACAAAAGATCGGTACCGGATAACGTGGCATGCGATGGAGCTGAAGTAGTTGAATCACTGAGGTGCATATCCATGAGAACTGAGAACTAAGCATCAGAGAAAGAAGAAGCGATTTGTTAGATGGATCTCGAACTCGAAGCTCGTTCTCTTTCGGTATTGCAGAGCACGAAGAAGGGAAATTAGAAGATGGAACGTGATTCCCGTCTCAGGTACACAAAAATAAGTGTTTCCCGCCACCGTTTTGAACCAAATTAATGAATTTATACTTCCCCagccttttttaaaatattagattttttCTAGTGAATGGTTCCTTTAGTCGGTCTTATCGGAACCAGAATGGACCGGTCATTTTGACCGAAAAATAAAAAACGGTGGTCTAATTTGCTTTAAATTTATTTGACTAACTCgtattctatatatataaattaaatatttatataaatatattaaactaaaaattttttattaaatataaaaaaattttaattactaaaaaaattattaattaataatttaatttttttacataaaaattaattttattttaaattatcattaaattatataataatattatatttttttagtaatttataaataaaatcagATACAGGTAAATTAAAAACATCTAGAATTAGGGTTGAGATATTTATTATATTCTCAACCCGTAGTTACATACCATTGCCACCCCTACTCCAGCTTACCACATACTTCGCGTGCTTTGCATGTTCATGTGTTTTAGCCATGGTTCAAACACATAATCTCCCATTTGTAACATTCCTTCCATGCCACCAAGTTAAATTGACCGGATATTGGAGAATTAATAGTTTGATCAATTCGGTTTGAATTAGGAGTGTTTATGGGTCGAATAAAATCGGGTTTAATGTAATCTAAATTCGACTCAAAATATATATCAGCGTTTGAGGATATCATACAattctcaaaaataaaataaattaaattaatgaagCGTCCAAAATTCcattttatttttccaaatttGTTAGTTGAAACACAAATGTGCACATGAAGGCCACTCAAGATAAAAGTCATAAAACTCAAAAACTCACAATTGAAagaaaattggaagaaagcattTTTAAAGGGTATTTGTTATGGGATCTAAGAATTTGgtgtctaataataataaaaaaattaaatagttaatatttaatttaaaattaaaaaaaataatcaatttgaaatatttaaaatttaatataaaaagtaaatttgTAACAAATTTAATACTTCACTTGACCAAAATCCAAAATTCCAAATGTCATCGTTGACCAATCTTATATTTAATAGTGTGGCCAGCCATGCTAACTTGCCAAATTTGTTGCTTCCTTTATAAATTTCCTCCCATGGCATTGTAGCCTTTTGTCGTAAGGAGTAAGGACAACTTGCAATATTTATAACGCTTCAAATTAAGAAAATAGAGTTTAAATAAAATCcatatttttgtataatttggCACTAATTATTAGAacgaaaaaataaattgaaaaacaaCACAAAATTAGCTCAAAGTAGCCTATAATTATAAAGGGAATTATTAACAAGTCTCGCACAAAAAAAGAAAGacgtaatagaaaaaaaatgaggtTGTTAGGTTCTGCATAAGTACAAGTGTATTTCACTCAAGCACCACTGCAGTTAGTAATTAGTATATTCGTGGTTTGATTTGGatagaataattttttagagAAAATTCGATCTCATTTCAAGCTGTTTTAGATTGAATTAGATTtgtgttttttaaataaaaaaataaatatatataacaacttttaataatattttaaaaagctaataattacataataataaaaataaaattatatgttagttaaaaaaaattattttaaatttatataatatttattaaataataataatatataaataatataaaaatataataaattgaatatattatatgtaaaattttaaatataataataaaataataatattataatatattgtgTCATTTGAATTGAATTTGATCGGTTTGAATTTGATCGGTTTTAACAAGTATGTAAATTCGAATTTCGATCAAATTCATATGATttgccaaaaaataaaatttaattaaatttaaattagtgcgattttaatcaatttttaatttaaattaaatagaatGAAATATGTAATTTACATTGGTTTGAATTTAAAAGTTTCTAACTGCAGTTGGATTGTATTACACCAAAAAACAAGATAGAAGAATAAGAGAGGAATTTTTTATAGGAAAATATTTAGTAACTAAAAGAAGTTAGTCAAAAACactcaaaatttatcttatttagtatttattaattgttataataattaatgatttaAGTAGATTTTGCTTCACAAGTAATTTTTTGTCCACGGTATTTCTAACCCGTcgctagggctggaagtgagtcgagttgagtcgagctagaccaagctcaaaTTCGGCTCAccaaaattgagcttggctcacggctcgactcattaacaatcgagcatATTTCTTAAGTTCAAGCTCGACTCAccaaaagctcacgagctggctcaaataatagaaacataaatacataatctataattttatatcaataaattataacttatatattttaaaaaatatttgaaaagagcaattttatatattatttatctatcaataaatataaattttttatttatgtcctacatcaaaattatatgtaataaataaatataaaattttaaataattaatatcattaatatatataattatatattactatttcatatgtatatatataatattaaaagtatagactagatgcatataggatatgtgtattaattatatatataatcgagtcagctcacgagctaatgagctgagcttatccaagtTCAAGCTCggttcatttaatttatgagctcaattccaagctcaagcttggctcaccagctcacaagcttagcttatcgagctattaatgAGTCGAGCTCAAACTggctcatgagctggcttgactcacttccaaccCTACCCGTCGCAGATCGAagttctatataagaatttcatGTTTACTAATGAGTTATTGCATGCACAAGGTCGAATTCGAACTCCTGACATTTATTTAAGTAGATTAATTAGCTAACTACTAAACCAACCAAACTTAATTTACTTCGGATATTATTACATTTTAAACTTTAGggtaaattataagaataattttttatagaaaaataatgagaattaattttttatttttggtgactaaattaatttttaattaatgataAGTTAATATTgtattctcttttaaatttatcttgCTCTTTTTACCGTAAcaatttaaattgttaatttttgttcatccactattttattaaaattgttggttaaAAGAATAGTtccaaacaaaaaatatactttatataaaaaaattaatacgctaataataataatactaattacATTAACAATAACAGGATGGATTTCATGTCCTTTTCATCTCAtcacattattaatttattatcatttagCTAAAAAACAAACATtactaataacacaaaaaaaatctGTTAAAAACTGACACGGCATTATTTGTGGTGGGACCGTATTATATGTTATGCATCATGTCTCCCTTGGAAAAATGTATGTGTTGCAATGTATAAATTGATATTGATAACTAAA from Arachis hypogaea cultivar Tifrunner chromosome 10, arahy.Tifrunner.gnm2.J5K5, whole genome shotgun sequence includes:
- the LOC112718387 gene encoding protein PARTING DANCERS-like isoform X1, translated to MDMHLSDSTTSAPSHATLSGTGGVCLMRNVCKGEQYPSVINFISTFLSANSFRLNFVPIAPDFIFNCGGLSVAFVFVTNWGCNNVSLIFSRVQKLRTQFARFYVIITLPAKQQIDSFIQSYLK
- the LOC112718387 gene encoding protein PARTING DANCERS-like isoform X2; its protein translation is MDMHLSDSTTSAPSHATLSGTGGVCLMRNDFIFNCGGLSVAFVFVTNWGCNNVSLIFSRVQKLRTQFARFYVIITLPAKQQIDSFIQSYLK